The genomic region CTCATCTATTTGGTAGTCTAAAAAGTAAAGCAGATCTAGTCGGAGGCTACAGTGCTCGATCAGTTGGCGGTCGGAAACAATATTCTCCAGGTAACCCACCAAGCAGAGCTTAAAGAAGACTACCGGATCGATCGACTGCTGACCACATCGTCCGTAGTAAGGTTGGGTAAGCTCGTAGAGAAAATCCAAATTCAACTGCTGTTTCAAGCGGCGATAGAAGTTGTGTTCTGGTACATGTGCCGAGAGCGAAAAAAGCAACGCCTTTTCATCTTCCAAAACCTTTCTGCCTTGCATAACCTTAAAAAATAGTCCTATCCTTCTTCAACGATTAACTTCAATCAAGGGGTTGTGCAACAGCCACGACCGTTTTCTGAGATAAAAATAGAGCCTCCGAAATGAGGCTTTTTTCAGCTAAAAACCATCTCAAATGACCATCTCACCAATCAAAATGAATTTGGTATATTTGAGATGGCATTCGTGAGACAAATATGAAAATAGGTTACGCCCGGGTCAGCACCCAGGACCAAAAATTAGAATTGCAGTTAGACGCTCTGACTAAGCAAGGCTGTGAGTTGGTCTTTCAGGAAAAGAAGTCTGGCAAGAACAAAGAACGGCCGGAGCTGGAGAAGCTGCTGGGTCAACTCCGATCCGGAGATACTGTAATGGTGTGGAAGCTGGATCGACTGGGTAGATCCTTACGGGACTTGATTGACTTGGTAGCGGAGTTCCAGAGAAGGGGAGTAGACTTTGTGAGTTTACAAGATGGCATCAACACCGCTACTTCCACTGGTCGTTTTACTTTTAATATTTTTGCTTCTCTAGCTGAGTTTGAACGCGAGATTATCAAGGAAAGAACCAAGGCCGGCTTAATAGCTGCTAGAGCTCGCGGCCGGGCAGGAGGGAGGCCTAAAGGCCTATCTCCGGAAGCCATGGAAAAAGCCAAGTCGGCCAAAGTTCTTTTTGAATCGGGTAAAAGAGCGGAGGAAATAGCCAAGATTCTCGGTATTTCTCGAGCTACTTGCTACCGTTATTTAGAAGCGGCTAACTCCAAATAGAGGAAGTCTTTTACTTTATATTATGGAATTAATCACATGAGGGCATCTTTACAACAAGTAAGAGCCTTTATTTAAAAAGGATAACGGTTAAGCTAACTGCAGCGCTTTTTAATCAACGATATCAATGAAGCTTTTAAAATATGTTCTTCTTCTTTTAACCATACTTTTTCATAACGGATTAAAGGCGCAACAAAACGATTTAGCTGATTTTCTGACACGATTTCAGGTTTTTTCGGCAGCTCATTCCCCCCAAATTAAATGGTCCATGCCTTCCGTCAATACAGGAAGTAACTTAGCTCCCATGCCTAATGCCATTGATGTGCGGGAAAGTTACATGATAGACCCTGGTACAGGATTCCGGTTCTTTCCTCATCAAGGTAAAATCTACGATCCCAAAACAGGTTACCAGATGAGCTATGATCCGGAAGCAAAGTATGAGGTGGATCTTAGAAAAGGTAAAATATACTCTAGTAAAGCCGAAATAAAGGTGGAAAAACTAAGAAACTAGAAAGCTTCTCTTTTAAATTGTGGTTAAAAACATTTGTGGAGTATCTAGGTCGAAATTATAGCTATAGTTTGGCTATTAGACTTCTACGATAGTATTTTAACCCAAGGGACTAGTTCGTCACCTTCTCCATACCATTTGGACCCAGAACATCTATTATAATATTTATTATCAAATTTAAGAATATATAAAAGAGAGAGTTCGATATACCATAATCCTAATTGTAAGGCTTCACTTTTTACGGTACCAGGCATCTTTGCTAGCATTTCCCTTTTATTCTCCTGAGAATGAATAATAGCATTTCGGGTTTGAACAAATAAATCTGGAGCATCCACAATCTTCCCTTTAGAAGTTAATATTGTTGTATTTGATTGATGAAAGGCTTTTGGTATTTCATAACCTATATGCAAGTCTGATATTAAAAGTCGAATTTTATTGGCCGCAGACAGGTTTTCGCTATCCTTACCAATAATTAACTTTCGCTTTTCTATAATATACCAATTATACATTAGCTCTAAGGTAGCTTGTGCCATAACTAGTGAGCCAGCAAAGAACGAGTTGTTTGAATTTGCTTCCGTGTACCAATGAATAGCATTTTTAATAAAATCCTTGTCTACTTCATTTATCCAAATCTTCCATAAGTTTTGCCATAATTCATTAAACCCTTGCGTGGAATGGATATGCTGCGGCCAACTGATTACAGTTTTATATTGAGCAACGGAATAAGGGGTATAATCTGTCCAGATGATCTCATCTTCATAAGTACCCTGTAAAAAAAGAGTAGAGCATTTTCGACCATTTATAAAGCTTAATAAATTTGAAAAGCACCGGAAAACATTTCCGATTTCATCAAAATGGATAGCAGCTCCTTTTTTCTTGATTAACTCCCCAGAATACAGGATAAGATACCCACCTTGAGCTTTAAGAGAATCACATAATTTTTTGTAATCAGGATGTTGGTCAATTATTATTATATATTCATCGTTTTCGAACAGTGTTCGGCTATTATTTGATTTTCGCTCAGTTCTAGTACTTTTTTTTGTTGGTTGCCCATTTAGCTCTCTTAGATTAGGTATTGCAAATCTTACCTTAGTAACCGGAATGCATTTGTCTCCTAAAATGGGTTGAGTAGCCATCACCCCTTCTACCGTTAAGGAACTAGAACGAAGAGTTCTGCTTATAAAACATTCCCCGAATATTAGGCCATCAATGATAAGCTCCCATGGCCCTTCCGTGGAAATTAATATTTCGATTGCTTCAGAGGATATATAAGGTATGTTGCCTTGAAACTTCACCCCAGAATGGGGGAACCAACCAAACCAGATTTTACCATCTACACAAATTTCATATCTGATCTCATTTACTTCTTGAACTATCTGAAAGCTTCCTTCGAAAATAGGAATGAGGGCATTAGGCTCATCCATTGTAACAGGACTAGACGTTATTTCAGGTAAATTGTCAAAAAAATCTTCGAACAGGTTCATGTATTTGGCGGTGACAAAGTATTGTTAGGGTGATAAATCTTATTGCCTTAAGGCGCAAAAACGTTCCTTCCAGCTTTTTCATAAACCGGAAAAGGCAGATCAAATATTAAAAATTTAGAGGACTAAAATTTCTTTTTATCGATAGAACAGGTACTTAAGAAGCCGCAATCATTTGGGCCGGTGCAATGGGTAAGTCTTGGTTCTCTGCCCGCTGCAAAAATTGAATCTGCTGTTTTATCTTTCTAGTACCTGGTGGATGTCTACCCCCGTAATCTGCTGCACCCCTTGCATGAGGGGACCCAAGTCTACCTTTTGGCGAATAAAATCCCGCACTCGGTAGAGTTCGAGTTGGCCTAAGTCGGTGCTTTCCGGATGCTTGATAAAGAGCTCTAAATCGAATTGATGGAGTACGTACCCTGGCTGCCGGCGAACAATGGGCAAAACAACACAAACAGTGTTATAAAGAATATACGGTTCCTGGAACTGCTGCTGGAGGTAGGTAGCCTCGTGGATGATGGGCCAGATTTCTGTATCATCATAAAACTGCTCGATATAAGGCGTAATTTGTTCGGGCATGGAATCGTAAATTTTGGCGTAAGTAAAGATAGCAGTTTATTTACTTACCCGACCTCCTTTAACTAATGTAAATAGTGGTATAATCGAATATTTAAAAATATTGATTTAATTGCAAATTGAAACAATATCATGTAGTACTGTATACATGTTACATATTTCACATTTGCCTTGAAATGGATTTTTAATTAAATCTTCCTTTATTGCAGGCCATCCTTTTTCAGTATAATCATTTCTTTTAGCAAACAACCACAAACGAATAGTATTACACCTTCTACACCTACTTTCATACCAAAGCCATTCATCTTTATCAATATCCATACGTTATTTGTTCAAATATCAACCTTATAAAAATCAGTTTTTAGCTCATGGAAAATGCAATACCATGGAAAATAAGAAACGTTATGAAGAGTTATTGACTCATATATTCCTCGTAAAGTCTATATGCATACAATTTCCCTAGATAGCTAATCACCCATTTACTAGATAAAAGAATTAAACTGTAAATAGCGCACATAATAATTGAAAGTATCCAGGGAAGATTGTTTGGTTCTATATAATAAAATACAAATAAATTAATTAAAGATAAAATTAACCCAATTACAGAGCCACCTACTAGGTTTCTCCAAAAGCCATATTGAATATTATGCTTTAAAAGGAGGTAGCCATGTTTTACTTTATTTCTTATGTAACTAACTGCTTCAATAATTCTTCTCCTAGCCTCTATTTCATCTAACTGTTCTTCGTTCTCCGAAGATAGTACAACAGAAAATTCTTTTTTTAATTTACTTCTTATAGCAGCTTTGTATTTAGACGAAAAATTTCTGGTAGAATAAAGTAGAAAATTGGTGGTCGGCATATGTAAGGAGTCCTTAAAGTAAAGATTCTCAAACATAGCTTTAGCAATAAGCCTTGCAACGCTCACAACAAAATACATGAAAACCAATGGTAATGAAATCAGAGTTATGGCTCGTACAGATCCAACAAAATCCAACCAACCAGTTACTTCTTTATTTAAGTAAAAAACCTGAAGAACAAAAAAGGGAAAA from Adhaeribacter arboris harbors:
- a CDS encoding recombinase family protein, encoding MKIGYARVSTQDQKLELQLDALTKQGCELVFQEKKSGKNKERPELEKLLGQLRSGDTVMVWKLDRLGRSLRDLIDLVAEFQRRGVDFVSLQDGINTATSTGRFTFNIFASLAEFEREIIKERTKAGLIAARARGRAGGRPKGLSPEAMEKAKSAKVLFESGKRAEEIAKILGISRATCYRYLEAANSK